TGCTCAGACCAGGTTCAGAAACTTGGAGAAGAAAGATTTCAAAAGTCAGTTTCATTGGAAAATACACAAAAGCGATTGTCAGATATGAGAAGATCCTCTCATCAAGCAAAGGAGTCACTGGAGGACTCGCAATTCAAGATTGAGAGAAGTCGAGCGGCATTACTGGAGTTGCAGATTGAAATAGAGAGAGAAAGGTAATAGAATTCATTGGTCCTTTTATGTTTCCCTGTTTTCTTAATGCATAGGGTGAATTCATGTATGTTTTTCTGCATGTCATTCATTTGTTaggtttaaaaagaaaagaattgagAAAGAATTGGAAGTAGCGAGAAGAAAGGTCGTACTTCTTCAAGCGAAGACAGAAGGGAACTCGATGATTGAAAGGCTTCAAGAAGAACTTAGAGAGTACAGAGAAATACTAAAGTGCAGTATCTGTCTTCACAGACCAAAAGAGGTAAGTTTGATTATGATCTAGTATTTCAAGGTAGCAGTTCTTCAACTAGGCTCTTCAGTGTTGTAGTTTGAGCTCTTGTTCTCATTTCCTGACAATTGGAAAAACTTGCTTCTGTGCCATTTGACTACATTAAGAATGGTTTTGTACCTGTTACTTAGAGAAGAAATACTTCATAACATGTAGCCCATGTTGCTTTCCTCATTTTCCTTGAATTACCTTTGTCCGACAGCAGTATCTGAAACATATTACGGTGTCGGTATGATTCTCCAAGTatatggaaaaacttagaaaaattggcCATACTTGTGTTGGGCACATGCCCCTATCTGATGCACACTCCCAAGTTCAAGTAACATAGCATACAGCTATGGTTTGTTCGATTCTGTTTTGGACACTGTTTTTTATTTGGCCTGTTTTCTCCATCTATTTCCAAATTTGCTTATAGATTATTCCGTTCTTCAGGTTGTTATTACAAAATGCTACCATCTCTTCTGCAACCCTTGTGTGCATAAAGTCACCGAAAATCGTCACCGCAAGTGTCCGGTTTGTGCTGCAAGCTTTGGTGCCAATGATGTTAAACCTGTTTATATCTGATTTAGGAGCTCTCATCAGAACTGGTTATCCATGAGATTCGATGCACATCTCACATGCTTGCACTGTCAACACAGATATGAACACTCACAGGTTCCATGTATTGTTGTTTTAGAGTTGTTAGAAAAGAATCTAGACTGGAACTAGAGGTTTCCTATCCGTTTGGTCAGTGCAGATCCTCTCAACATTTGCTTGTTTGGTTCCAAGTTGATTGGACTTAATTCTACAGTATTTTATGATGTTTGCCTCTTCATTTAACTGCCTGGAACCACTGGAATCTTTCAAGTTACTGTTTGCAGATTATTCAGAATTGATCAATTTCTGTATTCTGCTGAAACCTTTTGGAGCAGTACTCAAAAGTTTTTGGGCTGCACAGATTTTAGTAGAACATTTTagtattatttgttttctttttcattttttctttatatatatattaatggtaGTTTATGACAGTTACATGTTGAAGGAAAATAgtcttctatttcttttatttattgtgGAGGAAGTAGCCATTATAAGGCCTTCCTTTGGAAATTAACGAGTCTGATTTTGCTTGTGTTCCTCTAGGTAGGGGACTAATGAGAATGATTGAATCATGAGACTTACTGTTGTATCCGtatcatgtttatatatatatatattgctgtGCCGTAATTGTATTCAAAATattctatatttatataaattttgatatgttgGCAATTCAGATATTGAGACGTTAGTGCATTCATGTTGTTAATGTCTTTACTTTGTAGCAATTTATGTTCTGCTTCTACAGAATGGAAGAATCGATTATGGTGAATTTGTTGCCATGGTACTAATTTTCAGTTTGTTGGCAGATTGTACAGCAGATCCAGAATATGATGACTCATGAGAAAAGCGATCGGGAAACGGTTTTGGTTCGTCGCATGCTCCAGGACGGGTTACTTGATGTTGTTTGTTTGAAGCATTAGAGAGATGCTGTTGGTTTATGGAATGCCATAGGTTTTGTAAAACTTTGAGGAGTGTGGAAGtgttaaagttattcaaaattaacAAGCTCACTATAAAGCAGCAAATTTATATTAGATTCCCATAATATACTTGCTGCATAAATGCCTTTGATTTCCATAAGTTCATATTTAAAGTTGGAATTTATAAATGTTTCAATGAGTATATGCTGCCACAGTTTATAGGATCTTAGAGAAATGTAATTTTCACTAACACAAATTACTCTTCTTTGCGGCTTAATTTGACTTTTAACACTAAGTAAGCTGCCactaaatttatttctttttacaaaatatttagaaaaaatgttaaattatatttagaaaaattatatttaataataattattttaaattatattttatagtattatatattatgattttagtaaattcatataagaatatttaatattaagaattttattaaatcatatattttaattaaaatatatttaataataattatttcaaattatattttatagtatcatatattataattttagtaaattcatataagaatattgattattaagaattttattaaatcatatattttaattaaaatatatttaataataattatgttaatttatattttacagtatcatatattatgatttgagtaaattaatataagaatattaattattaagaattttattaaattatatagtttaattaaaatatatttaataataattatgttaatttatattttacagtatcatatattatgatttcagtaaattaatataagaatattaattattaagaattttattaaattatatagtttaattaaaatatatttaataataattatgttaatttatattttacagtatcatatattatgatttcagtaaattaatataagaatattaattattaagaattttattaaattatatattttaattaaaatatatttaataataattatgttaatttatattttacagtatcatatattatgatttcagtaaattaatataagaatattaattattaagaattttattaaattatatattttaattaaaatatatttaataataattatgttaatttatattttacagtatcatatattatgatttcagtaaattaatataagaatattaattattaagaattttattaaattatatattttaattaaaatatatttaataataattatgtttaaatatgattaaattatttattattgataataaaaatcttgttataatttaaataacaataacaaaaatcatttaccaaaacaaatttatgctaagggtattctagtcattttagttttttctattatgctattacacctctattccattcaaccaaacacaagattactattacgcctctattccattacattcaaccaaacagtggattagctattacacctctaatccaatacacctctaatcccaatacacctctaatccaatacacctctaatccaatacagcgaaccaaacgcacccttaaagttaaaaaataaactaataccAATAAATTCATAATAGTATATAAAAGTATATTAATACCTATATCAGAAGGGATTGTATGAAACTCTAATTTCATGTTATCTCTATCTTTTTTTCAATAAGAGAAtaacatattaaatttttatttttgattttcaattttttttcctcctcaataaatttaaatacaactaaaaataaaaaaaaaatatcaagagaaaaaaatctgatttgtagTAAAGTAGAATCATACTTTAAAACAATCTTTTctcatacctatatatatatatcattaccaAAATGAATTACTATTCCTTGCTTTCGTCCGTGAGAAGCGACATAATTCAGAGACCCACCCAGGCGTCAGTACAGTAGCCACGTGGAGCCCCCAACCCAAATGTAAGCTCAAGAATCTGAGACCTTGGTTTTGAAGTCAAGAAAATGACCACTTTCCTCTCCCACCAGGTAGCCGTTAACCCTCTGCTTCCTTCCACCTTACGTATACCATTGTACTTATTGTTACTCTCTATATTTATTTCAACATGACATGGCAGACAACAGCCATTCGAATTTCAAACTAAAAAGACACAAAAGTAGGACTTCTCACTTgggttttcttcattttttttccaagGCTTTCTAGCTAGTTTTGTGAATTTATCAAGTTCCTAGTTGTTGGGTTCTTTCCCTGCATAATCATATTCATCTTCTGCTTCTGTGATGGTAAAAATAATAGTAGATTTTCTAATCTGAATATTTTGTTGATTTATGTGAAGTGTATCCAAGGGTGAAAGTGAGGGTGAAAGTGAGGGttcaagaagaagaagaggacCATTTCCCACCCCACAACAACAACCACCATGAACCCTGTCTGTTTTTGAGGCTTCTCGAATCTGTATCCAAACAAGGTTATACTTGCatctactttttcttttttgaaaaagtaaaataaggTTATGTTATGTCTACTTGTTTCAAGTATTTTGAACATTTGGTGTCTTTTGCAGAAAAGGAGAATAAAATCAATTCCCCACCTTCAAATTCAATTTCCAGTATCACAAAAGCTTATATCACTAGCCGGACTCCAAaaggttgatatatatatatatggtaattCTGCATTGGCATGGCTTTCTTATTATGTTGATCAGACAGCTTCTCCATTTATCATGTCAGATGGTGGAACAATCAAGAAGAACAAGAAGCAAATTGGGAAGGATATGAAATCAAATGTAAAAGCTAGTTCAGTACTACCCCCTCGAGCTGTTCTGTCCAGTCCTGGTAATCtgattctttttttctcttttcttcatcatgttttcaatttagtgCAGGAAGGAGCTCAAATGAGATCTTTGTTTTAGATAACGATAGAATGATTGGGAGCATAAACAAGATAGATTATGCAAGCTCCTCCTCAGCTTCGAAGAAACGTCCAGCCGACGTTGGCACACCAAGTTCTCCTAACATTGGGAAAGGCCCCAAGCCCAAGACTGAAAATGTTAAACACACTCCAAGTGTTGCACGAACCAAGATTACTACCAAAGGTGGCTACAACACTAACATTGTTAAACCCACTCCAGATTCGAATGTTGGGAAAGGCCCCAAGGCTAAAAATCCTGGACTCGCTGCAAGTACTAGGAAGGGTGTCGTCTGAAGTACGTATAGGAGATGGAATTTTAACAAATCTGTATTTTGGGAATATTCAAATGATAATCTTGAGTCTACATTTGacaacattttttttcttctggTGGGCACCTTCAAttgtttttagtttcttttccCTTTGTAGGGGAATATATAACTAGAATCACCATTTCTTCTTGTGCTTTGCCTCGGCCAGCCCTTGATTTGAAACAAAGCAACAATTAACAATACCGTGAAGCCTTTTGGAGTTAAAAGAGATTTCATTTCTCTTCACATGGCCCACCTCACTTAGCTAGCGGAGACTGGAAATGCATGGCAAAGACGACACACTTGTTTTTGCCTTCCAACTTCCACTTGCCACGTGGTTATTTTTTGCCTACACCCTTTTCCGTCCCGCAAAGTCATTTCTAAATTGCATCACtaaaaaaacataagaataatCACCCAATTTGTTTTCCTtcaatttagttatttaattttttgaaattaaatgtttattttttagcCACTTCCCCGTTAGTTTTCATATATTCAATAACAAAAGTTTAATGTGGACTTTTTTATtgatctaataacaaattttaccctttaatatttatatattctatcaatttgatcttaaattaAATGATTCAACAGGTTCTATCAAGAAACAATTGAACTCTCTCTCACTCTTGACAATACATAGCCCCAACCTTCTTGTGAATCACCATATACACATCACCATCTTTAACTCACTATTACCAACTACTAGTGTCATAGGTTGCGCATGAGAGCCCGCAACCATGACGAACTTGTACGACCCATCATATTCAAaagaggtcatttggcccaatcggactGGTCCGTTACTTGGAGAGATTGAAAGCCCATCTCCGAAGCTTGACAAATATAGAAAGTGATTTTCAAAGATATGTGATCTTAGACATTAAATGTAATCTTTAGAAGATAAGATTCTATAATCTTGGAGATTTGATATCTAGATAGCTTTTAATCTTAGCCATTGATGTACTTTGATCTGTACAGTTGATTTTAGGgaggctcagctataaatagaggtctctcccCTAATTGTAATTCATTCAATtattaatagaattttgagagcattcacttaaacttttctctcaagtattcttgcttttctgtggcttttgttcatctttcgaGTTCGTTCTTACTTTGCTCTTTGGTTGTTCTTTGTGGGTGCCTTAGAAGAATTATGTTGAATCCTCAATTGTtgcgagttaggctgacttaggcttTTTTAGAGAAGAaattgcctaaggccgcacggattgcatGAGAAAaatctaagtccgtgacagttggtatccaAGCTAGCGTTCAAAGGCACCGTTGAAGATATGTCGAAAGAAGTTGCTGAGAATGTTGAGGGAATGGAGACTCGTGGGAGGGCTAGGAAAGCTAGTTGTTCGAGGGACATATTGTCAGCTTTGGAAGATCGAGTCCTTATTCTCGAGGAATCCATGGGGGATGTTAATGAGAGGATTGATGATGTCGATAATAGAGTCAATGATGGGTTACTGTCCATGAAGGAGTAACTTAGAGATTATGTGTTGGACTCTGTTGAAAAGCTGACTGGTAGGGATGATGCCATTGAGGCCATGATGACggccagggatttaaattgcggtcgcagCCGCGTTGCGTTTGTCGCGGTTGCGGACATAACGAATACTATTGTGGTCACTGTGGgtattgttgtaacaccccttacccgtatccaaggccgaaacagggtacgaggcattaccagacttaaccatacacatagtcgaaaaccgggccataaaatttcatttaattcaaaacttttcgaacacatgcatagactcatatttaaagacatataacttagcataaatgagcacttacacatccataatcatgcaataacatgtcattcactttaaacatatttgcttaccatcctgtatataatatacattcttacattagcCAGAattagacatgctaaatcttattctcattttataccatcataatgtagttaccaatttgtccattaaacatccatattcaaggcaacattactcatttccatttaattcatgatccactggcctgcatttaacttacctgatgtattaccaatcatgcataacaaacaaagctaactatatcatcacatcaaaacatacgacatggcatgattaattaaacttacaaaccataatggataaggaccacatctcatgatcatatacgataactcaatgcagaccgatacgtatggtcaaagtcataataataatacatatcacaaaccaacttcctatacatgccactcacttgatatttctaatatttgaattaattctccaaaaaaatgatagcttgatagtgtgattttgcctccgacgatctccaaccccgagccgacctaccaaaactgaagaagtagagaggaggggtaagctttacgcttagtaagtccatatgaagttaataagcaattacccacattttttttaagtaaaacatCTTAATCGTATAATTTACTCTTGTTCAGGTTAAACTGTTTTaccgagttacagttactaattcatttatatctggagctacgagactccaaattaagttttgttaattttacttgaaactagactcatatacctttctcccataaaattttcaaaatttttggtttagcaaattagtacagtttattcattaaattttcccctattttgctgtccaacagttctgacctctcttcagtaaaaaattatttttctcatagtaTAGAATTCGGATAATGCTCTCATCTATCTTTCTagagaatagactcattaaatattttaataatataaattacaactcataattatttttataaaatttttaatgattttctcaaatcggAACAGGGGATTACGAATTCATTCAgactctatctcacaacaatttaaatatctcataatataaatttcaatttcatataccatttcttctatgtgaaactagactcattgggaattaacctcatattttattcagcccctaattcaattttcacaatttatggtgaatttccaaagttgcaccactgcagtaacccaaaactgccaaggctaaatttactcattcattactattattcaccaaatccgtacaatatcatttcattcataatggtaagaacgcataattatgcttcataagcataaatccataatctcaatgtcatcaagtatcaaggacttattccaaatcatgtcattttcataatattcaccaaatactatatacatcatagatcatcacatgtcaaggcatcacacataagtttagtgtacatacctgtacaacgtgtaacataactcaaagacatactcaccaatggcttatctcattgggatcatcaatgaatacttcGCAAAATTACCCGTTGAATAtatgtgtagccaagctaccatgtaacccacccataagtgaactcggactcaactcaacgagctcgggtgtgtgcatccataagtgaactcggactcaactcaacgagttcggagtcctagttacatctcacgaactcagactcaactcaacgagcttgaaactcaaatatcctagtaacatgtcacttgt
The Gossypium hirsutum isolate 1008001.06 chromosome A07, Gossypium_hirsutum_v2.1, whole genome shotgun sequence genome window above contains:
- the LOC121203529 gene encoding uncharacterized protein — encoded protein: MNYYSLLSSVRSDIIQRPTQAQENDHFPLPPVYPRVKVRVKVRVQEEEEDHFPPHNNNHHEPCLFLRLLESVSKQEKENKINSPPSNSISSITKAYITSRTPKDGGTIKKNKKQIGKDMKSNVKASSVLPPRAVLSSPDNDRMIGSINKIDYASSSSASKKRPADVGTPSSPNIGKGPKPKTENVKHTPSVARTKITTKGGYNTNIVKPTPDSNVGKGPKAKNPGLAASTRKGVV